Genomic segment of candidate division WOR-3 bacterium:
GCATGAGTCAGTGACTCCTTTCATCCGAAGACCAGATTGTCAGGGGAAACCGCACTAACTATTAGACGTTGTCAGACACCGAAGGATGCGTCAAAAGGCACGAATCAGCTGGTTTTTAGACAAGCTCCACTTCCCATTTTCCAATGCGGGTCAAGGACAGCCACCCCATTCCGGGAAGCTTCGGGACACCCGACGCGGCTGCGCCGCGAGGTTGAGGTCAAGGTTGAGGTCGAGGCGTCTGCGCCGCAGCTTCAAGCCGCAAGCATCAAGCCAGCGCAAGCACAAGCTCAAGCCGACTGACGGCTCCCTGCCACTCGATCCCTCTATCCCTCGATCTCTCGACCCCTCGTCCTGACTCCCGCCGACTTGACATGACCTGTGTTCTGAGTATCCTACTCCCGATGGATGTCGGGTTCACCCTGGCCTTGACGGCAACGGTGCATGTGGGACCTACCCCTTCACTCCGGGGTTCGCGACTCGCCAGCCCGAGTCCGAACACACCTCATACTGCTGATCGGCGCCCTGCCAGTTAGGCGGATGTGAAGGGAGACACTCAGGCCTGCACTCCTGCAGGCGGCACCCAGCCTCACATCATCATTCCCCACAGCCCCGCGGACCGCGGTTTCGCGAGCCGGCTGACCGTAGCGTTGCGCCAGGATCGAATCACCCCATGGATCGACGTCGTGGATATGTCTGCCGGTGTGTTCCTCGTCGAGTGGATAGCGAACGCGGTTCGGCCCGTCGACTGCGTCATTCCGGTCATCTCTACCGCCTCGGTCTGGTCGAACTGGGTCCAGCAGGAACTTAAGGCGGTCATTACGGGGAGCCTCGGCGGGCGCCGCACCATGGTGCTGCCGGCGAGGATTGACGACTCCGGGTGGCCCGACTGCATCGCGTGTCGTCCGCACCTGGACTTCGTCCGCAAGGGATGGGATTCGGGCTACGAGGAACTGCTGGTCACTGTCCAGTTGAGCATCGGTGGCCCGCGCCCCCCGCGGGGCGAACGTACGGGGAACCAGGGGGACTCAGGGACGGCCGACTACTGAGGTAGCTTCGGGACATCGCGCTGCCGAGGGCAGCTAACCATCCCGTTCTGGATTCCAGACTACAGGTTGGACGCGGCGAAGCCGCGAGGCTGATAGTCAGGAAGGCAGCAGGTAATAGTCCGGCTTTCAGCCAATCCCCGGTCCCCGAACCGTTCGGCCTTGACACGCCGCCAGCGCTGGCTGATACTCTTTGCAGGACCGAGACACAAAAGGAGAGAAAGATGCGCAAAGCACTGGTAGTGGCTCTGATGTTCGTGTTCGCGGCGACATGCTTTGTTGCCTGCCAGAAGCCGGAGTTCGAGACCGACGAGGATGCGGTGCGGGCACTGGTGAAGGGGGACCCCGCCCACTTCACGTCCGGCACTGCCGGCGACTCGACCGAGAACGCTCAACTGTCCGAAGACACAACCATGGGCAAATGGTGGCGCGGTCCGCAGACCCACGATTCCGCAGCGACAATCGATGTACAGGTCCAGGGCGATACGGCCCGGGTCGGCTGGCATCAGCACAACTACGGTGAGGTATTCCATTGGATCATGACCAGCGATACGACGGCGGCCAAATGGACGAAGCCGCTGCAGGAGGCGGTGCAGATCAACGGGATCTTCAGGCGTGAGGGCAGTGATACAGCCGCATACCGGGGCTGGAAGCTGAACAAGATCTCCCTGGCGTACGGCCAGTCCGAGACCACGAGCACGGTGCGGATTGACTCTCTGAAGATCCACAGCTCGCTGCGCGACATCCTGATTGTCGACCCGCTTGCTGCCTATTACCACGTTGACAGCCTGGTAGCATTCACTCCCGGCGAGCAGTTGGATATCACCCTCTACACTAACGCGACCGAAGGGTATGCCTGGCTCCATGCCTTCTGGGGCTCGGCGTTCGTAAGGGTGCCGTTCGATAACCAGGGAGGCGGTGTATTCACGGGCACCTGGCACGCGCAGATGATTCCGGGCTTCAGGTTCGCTATCTTCGACCTGATGACCAGGAACACGCTGATGGACCGGGTTGCGCCCTACGACTACAACGGCTGGCTGTTGCCGTACAAGATACAGACCGCACGATAGCCTCAAGCACAGTGACCCAGGCGGGAGGAGCCCGACGGCTCCTCCCGCTTGCGCCATGCACACACAGGTCCGTAGCCGGTACCGGTCAGTGGTCGCGAATGGTCGGCTCTCAGTTCCAAAGTCAGGGCCACCCAACAGTATCCGCCGCTGGCCGGCTGGTTGCCGTTGTCCGGCGGCAGATCGTGATGGACCGCGAGCCGGGGCCGGAACGAGGCCCAGGCACTTGCCGGGCCGGACTGCGTCGTGCGCTGACGTCCGCCAGCCGACTCTTCTTGACTCCCCATTCCAATAGGTGACAATACTAGCGTGAGTCTGACGGTCCGCCGGTTTCTCTTCACCATCGGCTACGTCGCGGTCGCACTGATTGCAGTTGCCGCCGTGGGCTTCCTCAGACACCAGGGGCAGTTCTTCCAACTGCCCGAGACCATGCTGGAATACGCGCTGTTCGGATTCATGGGAGCTCTCATCTATGCCTCGGTGCAGCTGCAGGGGCCGGCCCACGCTGTTGCCGTGATCGTATTCTGGATGCTCTTCCGCACGGCCCTGAAGGGTGACCTGCTCGCGTTTGCCGGCCCGGCCACCTATGCCCTGCCGGTCGGCTTTTCTCTCATGGCGGCGGCCTACGTGCAGAAATCACTTACCCGCTTCAAGTTCGGCCGCTTCGTCATCATGGGGGCGATAGTCGGTGTCGGCTACGGGCTGTACAGGCTATAGCACCTGATCGTTGGGGAGGGCGGACTTCAGGCCATCGGGTATCAGGCGCTTCTGGGCCTGGAACTGGGCGCGGCGGTCGGCTTGGGGTTTGAAGTGATCGACCTGTTCGGGCCACCACCCGAATACGAGTAAGACCGCCGCATCGACCGGCCTTCTGGACCCGTGGTCCGGCTGGTCGCCTCGGACTCCTTTCCCCATCTTGCATGTCTCTGCCAAAAGAGAAGCGATGCAGGTAGACGAAGCTGACCAGCAGAAACCGGGCGGATATCTGGCCCTCGGCGTAGGCCTGGGAATTGATTTCGGTGCGGGAACCGGGACGCCTTGGGCGTAGCCACAGGCGAGATCGCGCTCTGGCTAACGTTGGGAGCAAGCTGCGGCATGGGCTTCGGGGTCGCCATCGGACTGGCTCTGGGCCGTCGTCGCTGAATCAACTCGGCGGACAGGGCGAGACAATGGACGATTCCCGCGGTGCTCATGCCGCCTCTTCCACCAGCGCAGAACGTCAGCCGCGTAGGCTTATACCATCCTGGGTGCCGGCTGCCCGCAGGCCCGGACAGAATTGCGGACTGAACCTGTGCCCTGACAGCAACCGGGACTGCGTTTGCATAGACGCAAGGAGCACTACGCGGCCTTGACTGCCGGTTCTTGCAGGGCTATTATACCTTTCTGTGGTTGAGACGCATCGGATGAACTACCTGCAGACCGAGAGACCGATGGCCGGCCGTAACGACACCGCTGCACATAGAGGTCAGCTTGCCTGACGAAACGCCGATTAACGACTGCTACGAGACCCTGGGAGTGCCGCGTGACGCCACCGACTCCGAGATACGCGCCGCCTACATCAAGCTCGTCAAGCTATCCCACCCCGACCGGCTGGGAACATCTCCCGACCCGTCGGCGTGGAAGGCATCGAACGACCGGCTTGCTCACTTCAACGAGGCCTTCTTCATCCTGGGCGATCCGGTCAGACGCAAGCAATACGACGAGGGTCACACGCCGACGTCGGAGTCCGGCGCCTCTCCCGAGACGGAGCAGACCCCCCAGGAGAGGTTGTTCATGATCGTAACCGGGGGCTCGATACCGGATCGGAACGTGGTCATCAAAGCCCTGCTCAACGACAAAGTCATCGCCAGCTACCACTCATACATTACCACGTGCATATTCTGCACCTCCAGACTCACCGCAACCGACATATCGAACTGCATCGTGAAGCACTTCGGCTCGAAGGGCAACCCGGTATTCCTTGTGACTGAGGCCTGCGGCGAAATCAAGGGCCGTCTATCGATGGGCGCGTGGGAGTTCATAAAGAAGAGCACCCCGGCATCCACCCGCGGCGGGAAGTAGCGCGGGAACGCGGTGAAGAACGCCGAATGACGGCCTAGGTCCGAGTCTCAACCGGTTCCGGGTTCTCTCCTCTCCAGCCTGCCGACGCCCAATAGAGAACCGGAATAGAAGTTCACCACCCAGACGTAAAGCAGAAGAACGATCGATCGCGGAAAAACGCAGACACAGCTCCGAACCGAGGACGGCAATCGGGATTTGACGGCGTGCATCAGGGCAGCCTCGCTCCGGTGTTTCTGTCTGCTTGAGGCCTTGTTGGTCACACGTCGGATTCCGGGTTTCATTGCCGGGTTGCCTGACAGCGCTTCTTTGCTAGGATGAAGTCATGAACCCGCTCATCTTCAGAGAATATGACATCCGCGGCATCGCGGAAACCGAGCTACCCGACGACGAAGTGCATCGGCTCGGACAGGCCTTCGGCACCTACGCACTTGAGCACGGCGCGACTTTCTGCCCCGTCGGCCGCGATGTCCGGTTGTCGGGCCCGCGCATCCAGAAGGCCCTTGTCGACGGCCTGCTCTCAACCGGGCTCGACGTCACCGACATCGGGGTCGTGCCAACCCCGGTCTTCTACTTCTCGCAGTTCTTCCTCGATTCACGCGCCGGGATAATGGTGACCGCCAGTCACAACCCGCCGCCATATAACGGATTCAAGGT
This window contains:
- a CDS encoding J domain-containing protein, producing MHIEVSLPDETPINDCYETLGVPRDATDSEIRAAYIKLVKLSHPDRLGTSPDPSAWKASNDRLAHFNEAFFILGDPVRRKQYDEGHTPTSESGASPETEQTPQERLFMIVTGGSIPDRNVVIKALLNDKVIASYHSYITTCIFCTSRLTATDISNCIVKHFGSKGNPVFLVTEACGEIKGRLSMGAWEFIKKSTPASTRGGK
- a CDS encoding toll/interleukin-1 receptor domain-containing protein, with product MKGDTQACTPAGGTQPHIIIPHSPADRGFASRLTVALRQDRITPWIDVVDMSAGVFLVEWIANAVRPVDCVIPVISTASVWSNWVQQELKAVITGSLGGRRTMVLPARIDDSGWPDCIACRPHLDFVRKGWDSGYEELLVTVQLSIGGPRPPRGERTGNQGDSGTADY